GTGTCACGTTCTCGTCGGGCGTCGGAGTCGGTGTCACGTTCTCGTCGGGTGTTGGAGTCGGGGTCGGGATCTGGGTGCCCGGTGGGACCAGGACACCGCCGATCACGTAGACGATGATGTTGTTCGTGATCTGGATCTGAGTCACGACGATGATGTTGTTGATGACCAGCTGGCCGCTGTCGGTGAGCGTGACGTTGACGTCCGTTCCCTCAACGGTCGGCAGTGAGATCTGGCCGTTTTCCGAGTTCTCGCACAGTGCCACAAGATCTGCGATCGTGTAGCTGCTCAGGATGATGTGGTAGCCGATGATGGTGTTCAGGAGCTCCGTGTCGTTCTGGATTGTCGAGAGCGTCTCATTGCCCAATCCCTCAAATGCCTCATTGGTCGGAGCGCATATGGCGTAGCTCATGTTCTCATCGAGTTCCTCGTCAATTGTGGAGTTGTTCAGAACCATGATGAACGTCGTCAGGTTCTCCTCGCCTTCGAGCCCTTCGATGATCTGATCGGTGATATTCACCGCCGGCGTTGGAGTCGGCGTGACGTTCTCGTCCGGCGTCGGCATCGGGGTCACATTTTCGTCCGGTGTCGGCATCGGGGTCACGTTCTCATCCGGAGTCGGCATCGGCGTGACGTTCTCATCCGGAGTCGGCATCGGCGTGACGTTCTCATCCGGTGTCGGCATCGGCGTGACGTTCTCATCCGGTGTCGGCATCGGCGTGACGTTCTCATCCGGTGTCGGCATCGGCGTGACATTCTCGTCCGGCGTCGGCATCGGTGTGACGTTTTCGTCCGGAGTCGGCATCGGGGTCACATTCTCGTCAGGCAGCCCTCCGGTGACATTGAAGGCCTGCTGGACGGGTGTCCCGTTCACCAGAACCGGGACGTCGGGACCCGGGAACTCATGGACGCCCTGCTCGCCCGCATCGATGTGGAGCATGGCATAGAGCACCGGCGTGGCGTTCTCCGTCTCGATCTCGACGGTCACGTTCTCGTTCACGCCCTCAGTGATCTGGCTGTAACCGATGATCGGTCCGGGTGTCCCGTTCAGGTCGGCGTGAATATCCGCCCAACCCGTCTGGTTCATCACGGCACGCTCAACGATCACCGTGTCGTTCTCGATCGGCTGGTCGGAGACGTTGACGGACGGCGTGACGTTCTCGTCCGGTGTCGGCATCGGCGTCACGTTCTCGTCCGGTGTCGGCATCGGGGTCACATTCTCGTCCGGTGTCGGCATCGGCGTGACGTTCTCGTCCGGTGTCGGCATCGGCGTCACGTTTTCGTCCGGAGTCGGCATCGGGGTCACATTCTCGTCAGGCAGCCCTCCGGTGACATTGAAGGCCTGCTGGACGGGTGTCCCGTTCACCAGAACCGGGACGTCGGGACCCGGGAACTCATGGACGCCCTGCTCGCCCGCATCGATGTGGAGCATGGCATAGAGCACCGGCGTGGCGTTCTCCGTCTCGATCTCGACGGTCACGTTCTCGTTCACGCCCTCAGTGATCTGGCTGTAACCGATGATCGGTCCGGGTGTCCCGTTCAGGTCG
This portion of the Methanoculleus caldifontis genome encodes:
- a CDS encoding DUF7282 domain-containing protein, giving the protein MNITPVNSTETYEIPQTTVLGALDAASMLGAFEYQVAEGLPPDQGNLSIVSITDIENEMINQTPYAWTYWVNGERATIGPALANVTDGDNVTYSYGPPPHTIENASYTLTVLVNVTGVTPMPTPDENVTPMPTPDENVTPMPTPDENVTPMPTPDENVTPMPTPDENVTPMPTPDENVTPMPTPDENMTPSVNVSDQPIENDTVIVERAVMNQTGWADIHADLNGTPGPIIGYSQITEGVNENVTVEIETENATPVLYAMLHIDAGEQGVHEFPGPDVPVLVNGTPVQQAFNVTGGLPDENVTPMPTPDENVTPMPTPDENVTPMPTPDENVTPMPTPDENVTPMPTPDENVTPSVNVSDQPIENDTVIVERAVMNQTGWADIHADLNGTPGPIIGYSQITEGVNENVTVEIETENATPVLYAMLHIDAGEQGVHEFPGPDVPVLVNGTPVQQAFNVTGGLPDENVTPMPTPDENVTPMPTPDENVTPMPTPDENVTPMPTPDENVTPMPTPDENVTPMPTPDENVTPMPTPDENVTPMPTPDENVTPMPTPDENVTPTPTPAVNITDQIIEGLEGEENLTTFIMVLNNSTIDEELDENMSYAICAPTNEAFEGLGNETLSTIQNDTELLNTIIGYHIILSSYTIADLVALCENSENGQISLPTVEGTDVNVTLTDSGQLVINNIIVVTQIQITNNIIVYVIGGVLVPPGTQIPTPTPTPDENVTPTPTPDENVTPIPTPDENVTPTPTPDENVTPTPTPDENVTPTPTPDENVTPTPTPDENVTPTPTPDENVTPTPTPDENVTPTPTPTANVTPMPTLPPAPPAEETVDLELYGGWNFVSIPRQLSVGNNTVEAVFGDVDTGGRSVYTFAPATGFTPVGANTTLQVLEGYWVYSTEDLTLQLNLSTNPMRSPASKTLSPGWNAIGYSDLTPRTADETLKSVEDNWVSVIGFDAENQNYHPALINNQTGEQGEDQNLFPTEGYWIFMRDDGRLAAISA